In Hallerella succinigenes, the following are encoded in one genomic region:
- a CDS encoding DUF763 domain-containing protein produces the protein MPRRTGVADLPLHSGTVPRWLADRMRDMGRLIAESIVENYGKKEFLVRLSDPLWFQSFGAVLGMDWHSSGITTSVMYALKRGLNPIAKELGIRVCGGRGKYSRETPQELWEVANATGLDGYALERTSKLCAKVDNTAVQDGFQLYQHNFIVTDEGDWAVVQQGMNSGAKSARRYHWCSSNLRSFVEDPHTAVIGENRGQILNLTAEKARRTRSSILDFSHEDPGRMMREIVQIVQPNASIIVPAQTDLFLPTPDPIIVSTNRDCRMPAHHEVRPEDVDLKRLGGVLATAYESEPKDFESLLLTPGLGPRTLQSLTLVSEVINGTPSRFHDPARFSFAHGGKDGHPFPVPTRVYDESIRVLGDSIEKAKLGDRDKMECLNRLYQTQLAVERNCSPLADFDKTIAHEKAHSEEWGGRTVGD, from the coding sequence ATGCCGAGAAGAACGGGTGTTGCGGATTTGCCTTTGCATTCGGGGACAGTTCCCCGGTGGCTTGCCGATCGCATGCGTGACATGGGGCGGTTGATCGCAGAATCAATCGTTGAAAATTACGGGAAAAAAGAATTCTTGGTACGCTTAAGCGATCCGCTGTGGTTTCAGTCGTTTGGCGCTGTCCTTGGCATGGACTGGCATTCGTCGGGAATTACGACAAGTGTGATGTATGCGCTCAAGAGAGGCTTGAATCCGATAGCAAAGGAACTCGGTATTCGCGTTTGCGGTGGCCGTGGCAAGTATTCTCGGGAAACGCCGCAAGAACTTTGGGAAGTCGCAAACGCCACAGGCCTAGACGGGTACGCTTTGGAACGCACGAGTAAACTTTGTGCCAAAGTGGACAATACCGCCGTCCAGGACGGCTTTCAACTTTACCAGCATAACTTCATCGTAACCGATGAAGGAGACTGGGCCGTAGTGCAGCAGGGCATGAACTCCGGAGCGAAATCTGCCAGACGTTACCACTGGTGTTCTTCAAATTTAAGATCCTTTGTAGAGGATCCGCATACCGCCGTGATTGGCGAAAATCGCGGACAAATTTTGAATTTGACGGCAGAGAAGGCTCGGCGCACCCGGTCTTCGATTTTAGATTTTTCCCACGAAGATCCCGGGCGTATGATGCGCGAAATAGTGCAGATTGTACAGCCGAACGCATCCATCATCGTTCCGGCTCAGACCGACCTGTTCTTACCTACACCCGATCCGATTATCGTGAGCACGAACCGTGACTGCCGAATGCCTGCACACCATGAGGTTCGCCCGGAAGATGTGGACTTAAAACGCTTGGGCGGTGTCCTTGCGACTGCTTACGAATCTGAACCGAAGGACTTTGAAAGTTTACTGCTCACGCCGGGTCTTGGACCGCGTACCTTACAGTCGCTGACGCTTGTGAGCGAAGTAATCAACGGCACTCCTTCCCGCTTTCATGACCCGGCCAGGTTCTCCTTTGCGCACGGCGGAAAGGACGGTCATCCGTTCCCCGTACCGACCCGGGTTTACGACGAATCGATCCGCGTTCTCGGGGATTCCATTGAAAAGGCAAAGTTGGGCGACCGCGATAAAATGGAATGTTTGAACCGTTTGTATCAAACACAGCTCGCTGTGGAAAGGAACTGTTCTCCTCTAGCCGATTTCGACAAGACGATTGCGCATGAAAAAGCCCACTCCGAAGAATGGGGTGGGCGAACGGTGGGCGATTAA
- the rdgB gene encoding RdgB/HAM1 family non-canonical purine NTP pyrophosphatase, with protein sequence MKRLFVIATGNPGKIRDFAFILGTEHNEFKTLKDIGFDGDIDENGDSFAANAIIKSNTTAEWLAKKGIEATVLADDSGLEVFSLNGEPGIYSARYCGHHDDDAANNVKLMKKLEGVTDRSARYFCVLSYQTVSQNADGKFEISKPKIYEGECRGQINFAPIGDKGFGYDPLFVPNGETRTFAQMELAEKKPISHRGNAIRALQADLT encoded by the coding sequence ATGAAACGCTTATTTGTGATCGCCACAGGCAATCCGGGCAAGATCCGCGACTTCGCCTTCATTCTCGGAACGGAACACAACGAGTTCAAAACTTTAAAAGATATCGGTTTTGACGGAGATATCGACGAGAACGGAGATTCCTTTGCCGCAAACGCGATTATCAAATCCAATACCACAGCCGAATGGCTCGCGAAAAAAGGGATCGAAGCGACCGTCCTCGCCGACGATTCCGGCTTAGAAGTCTTTTCCCTGAACGGAGAACCGGGAATCTACAGCGCTCGCTACTGCGGTCACCATGATGACGACGCAGCGAACAACGTCAAGCTTATGAAAAAGCTCGAAGGCGTAACCGACCGCAGCGCCCGTTACTTCTGCGTCCTTTCGTACCAGACCGTTTCGCAAAATGCAGATGGAAAATTCGAAATTTCCAAACCTAAAATCTATGAAGGCGAATGCCGTGGACAAATCAACTTCGCCCCGATCGGCGATAAGGGTTTCGGATACGATCCGCTCTTTGTTCCAAATGGAGAAACCCGTACATTCGCCCAGATGGAACTCGCAGAAAAAAAGCCCATCAGCCACCGCGGAAATGCGATTCGAGCCTTGCAGGCGGATTTAACTTAA